The segment TTCACCTTTTCGCCGGTCGGCCCCGAGCAGGTCACTGCCATTCGGTCCCACCCGGCGGTGACGGCAGCATCGACGGTGCCGTCACCGCCATCGGCGACGGGCAGGCACACCGTCTCGAGCGACGAATCGACCGAGAGCATTCCCGATGCCAGTGCCCGGGCGACATCCGCCGCCGACAGCGAGCCCTTGAACTTGTCCGGAGCGAGCAGAATTCGCGTCATCTCTAGTCCAGCAGAAGCAACGCGGTGGGTGCGTCCGCCGAGGTGTTGGCCAGCTCCTCGAATTCACCGACGTTGTCGATCTCGGTGCCCATCGAGATGTTGGTGACCCGCTCGAGGATGATCTCCACGACGACAGGAACCTTGTGCTCGTTGGCCAGAGTTCGAGCCCGCACCAGCGTCTCGCCGATCAGGTCGGGCTCGGTGACCCGAAGCGCTTTGCAGCCCAGCCCTTCTGCCACCTGCACGTGGTCGACGCCGTAGCCCTTGGGGATGCCGGGCTCAGTGTCCACGGCGTCCTGGTGGTTGATGTTGTCGAAGCCCAGTTGCACGCAGAAGTCCATGTCGAAAGCACGCTGCGCCTGCCGGATCAGCCCGAGGTACGAGTTGTTCACCACCACGTGTACGTACGGCAGATTGAACTGCGCACCGACGGCCAGCTCTTCGATCATGAACTGGAAGTCGTAATCGCCGGACAGTGCAACGACATTCGCCTTGGGATCGGCCGCGACCGCCCCGAGCGCGGCGGGAATGGTCCAGCCGAGTGGGCCGGCCTGCCCGCAGTTGATCCAGTTGCGAGGGGAGTAGACGTGCAGGAACTGACCGCCCGCGATCTGCGAGAGCCCGATCGTGCTGATGTACCGAGTGTCCCGGTCGAAGACCTTGTTCATCTCCTCGTACACGCGCTGCGGCTTGATCGGCACGTTGTCGAAGTGAGTGCGGCGGTGCATCGTGCGCTTACGGGTCGCGCAGTCCTCGACCCAGCCCGAGAGATCACGCAGTGTGCCTGCCGCCCGGCGCTCCTCGGCGACGGCCACGAACTGCTCGAGGGCGGCCTTGGCGTCGGAGATGATGCCGTAGTCGGGTGCGAAGACGCGTCCGATCTGGGTCGGCTCGATGTCCACGTGGACGAACTTCCGGCCCTTGCGGTAGGTCTCCAGCCCGCCGGTATGCCTGTTCGCCCAACGGTTTCCGATGCCGAGCACGAAGTCCGAGGCCAACATGGTCGCGTTCCCGTACCGGTGCGCGGTCTGCAAACCGACCATGCCTGCCGCGAGTCGGTGATCGTCGGGGATGGTGCCCCAGCCCATCAGTGTCGGGATCACCGGTACGTCGAGAATCTCGGCGAGCTGCACGAGCAGGTCCGAGGCATCGGCGTTGATGATGCCACCGCCGGCCACGATCAACGGGCGCTCGGCAGCCAGGAGCATGTCGATGGCCTTCTCGGCCTGAGCACGTGAGGCGACGGGCTTGTGCACGGGCAACGACTGGTACGTCTCGGGATCGAAGTCGATCTCGGCGAGCTGCACGTCGATGGGGAGGTCGATCAACACCGGTCCCGGACGACCGGAACGCATCAGGTGGAATGCCTGCGCGAACGCACCGGGAACCTGCGCCGGTTCGAGCACGGTCATCGCCATCTTGGTCACCGGTGCGGCGATCGACGCGATGTCGACGGCCTGGAAGTCCTCCTTGTGCAGCCGCGCGACCGGGGCCTGGCCGGTGATGGCGAGGATCGGAATCGAGTCCGCCATGGCCGAATACAGCCCGGTGATCATGTCGGTTCCGGCCGGGCCGGAGGTACCGATGCAGATTCCGATGTTGCCCGGTGCCGCCCGGGTGAACCCCTCCGCCATGTGTGAGGCACCCTCGACGTGGCGGGCCAGCACGTGGCGGATCCCACCGTGATCGCGCATCGCCGCATAGAAGGGATTGATGGCTGCACCGGGGAGACCGAATGCGGTTGTCGCACCTTCGAGTTCGAGGATCTTCACTGCGGCATCGGCCGCGCGCATCCTGGCCATGTCAGTTGTCCTTACCGGAAAGCCGAGCGACGCCGCGGTACAGCGCCGAATGATCCAGGCCGCCATCACCGTTGGCGCGGGCCGAGGCCATCAGCTGCGCCAACACTGCGCCCATCGGAATCACGACCCCCGCCTCGCGTGCTGCCGAGGTCACGATGCCGAGATCCTTGTGGTGCAGGTCGATGCGGAACCCGGGCTCGAACGACCGGTCGAGCATCTTCTGGGCCTTCTGGTTCAGCACCGCCGAACCGGCGAGGCCACCGCCGAGCACCTCAACCGACGCAGCCAGATCGACGCCGTAGGCCTCGAGGAATGCGATCGCCTCGGCGAGCACCTGAATGTTGCCGGCCACGATCAACTGGTTGGCCGCCTTGACGGTCTGGCCGGATCCGCTTGGACCCACATGGACGACGGTTTTGCCGACGACGTCGAGAATCGGCTTGGCCGTGGCGAAGTCGTCCGCACTGCCGCCGACCATGATCGACAGCGTCGCGTTCTCGGCACCGGCCTGGCCACCGGAGACCGGGGCATCGAGGATCCGGAAGCCGCGCGCAGTCGCGTCGGCGGCCAAGGTGGCGGTGACGTCGGGACGGATGCTGGAGAAGTCGATGATCAGCGCGTCGCGTCGGGCATTGTCGAACACACCGCCCTCACCGGCGAGAACGTCCTGCACATCGGGGGAGTCGGGGACCATGATCGCGACGATGTCGGCGTCGTGGACGGCCTTGGCGATCGAATCGGCAGCGGTGCCACCTGCCTCGACCAGAGGACCCGTGCGATCGGGGGTCAGGTTGTAGCCGACCACCTGGTGGCCCGCCTTGGCGAGATGAACGGACATGGGACTGCCCATGATCCCGAGGCCGATGAATGCAATGGTGCTCATATCAATCCCTACTTGGTAGTGGTGGCCAGTTCGAGCCACGCGAACGGATCCGGCTGGGTGGGCTTGTACTCGAGTCCGACGTAGCCGTCGTAGCCGCGTTCGACGAGTGCGGCGAGCTGTCCGCCGAGGTCGAGGCTGCCGGTACCCGGTTCACCGCGGCCCGGGGAGTCGGCGATCTGCACGTGCCCGATCAGGTCGTGGTGTGCTTCGAGTGCAGCAGCGACGGCGTCCCCGTTGACGGCGAGGTGGTAGAGGTCGGCGAGCAGGCGCAGGTTGTGTACATCCTGCTCACGGGCGACGCGCCTGATGGTGGCGACGGCACCGGCGGCGGACTTCAACGGGTAGGCGGGTGCACCGCTGACGGGTTCCACCAGCACGACGCCGCCGATCTTCGCTGCAGCTCTGCCTGCGGCGGCCAGGTTCTCGATCGCGACCTCGTCCTGATCCAGCGGGTCGACGCCATCGATACGGTTGCCGTACAGGGCATTGAAGGCCCGGGTGCCCAGCTGCTCACCGATTCCGATGGTCACGTCGATGTTGTCGCGAAACGCCTGCGCCTGCGACGGATCGGAGAGAATTCCGCGGTCACCGGCGGGCATATCTCCCGCGGCGAAGTTCAGGCCGGTGAGCTGTACGCCCGCATCCCGGACGGAGGACACGAATGCATCGACGTCGGCATCGGACGGGACCGGGTTCGAGAACGGCCACCAGAATTCGACGGCGTCGAAGCCTGCGTCTTTGGCACGCTGCGGGCGATCGAGCAGGGGCACATCGGTGAAGAGAATGGAACAGTTGACGGTGTAGCGGAGTCGAGAATCAGCAAAGATATTCATGAACAGTGCCTTTCAGTTCTGAGGTTGCGGCAGTCCGCGGTACCTGCGCCAGCTGCCTGCGTAGGTGATGTCGGTCAGCTCGTCCGGCTGCGCGTCGAGCACCCCGGGCCGGAGGCCGACGCCCAGGACCGAGCGCCCGTCCTCGAGCGCGACCACGGTGAGTTCGAGCTCCGGCGGTTCGTCCGGCAGGAAGGACTTGCGGATGTCGTCGAGCGGAATGTCGTACAGCTCGCCTTCGATGGCCGCGCCTGCGGTGTGATCGAGCAGCAGCGCCGGGAATTCGTCCCGTACCGAGAAGAAGCGGTAGTTCGGGGTGGTGCGCACTGTCCCCACGAACGGGTGGGACGAGACGTTGTGGTGCAGGCTGCCGCCGCGCATAGCACCACCGTTGCAGAAAAGCTCCGTCATGAAGTCGTTCCTCTCGGGCTCGAACGGTCCGGACACAAAGTCCGTATTGCGGAATAACGATTCCGTTTTGTGATTCGAGTGTGGCGTGCGCCACGTGGATCTGTCAAGACCCGTACGCCCGGACCGTCCGCGTGAAGCGCCGAATGCCGCAGTGCAGCAACGCTCGACGGCTCGAATCGAATAGGTCCAGATCCACCCTTGACACTGGATGTGATCGGTGTCACGCTCGTTTGGTGGAATCATCATTTCGTATTGCGGAATCCGACACAGACGAAGCCGTCGTCGAGCTGAACGCGGCCTCCGACGCCGACGCGGCACGCACGCTCTCGCTCTGCCTCGACGTGCCTCGCTGGGTCGAGGGAGTTCTGAGCGCCCGGCCGTTCACCGACACCCGGGCCCTACGCAGAGTCATTGCCCATGCCGCCGCGCCGCTGACCGCCGACGAAGTGCACCGCGCACTCGCGGTACATCCCCGCATCGGCGAACGACCGGAGGGCGACGACGCCAGCGCTCGGCACGCGAGTACCGAACAATCCGGCGTCGACATTTCCGACGCGAGCGTCGAACAGCGACTACGAGCGGGAAATCTGGCCTACGAGAACCGGTTCGGGCAGGTATTTCTGATCAGGGCCGCCGGCCGGGATGCCCACGCGGTTCTCGACGCTCTGCAGAACAGGCTCGGCAACGACCCCGAGACCGAGGCCACCGTCGTCGAACACGAACTGCGGGAGATCGCCGAGATCAGAGCAACAGGAAGTCTCGGCGATGTCTGACCCGAGGAGCCAGGTGACCG is part of the Rhodococcus sp. SBT000017 genome and harbors:
- the gcl gene encoding glyoxylate carboligase yields the protein MARMRAADAAVKILELEGATTAFGLPGAAINPFYAAMRDHGGIRHVLARHVEGASHMAEGFTRAAPGNIGICIGTSGPAGTDMITGLYSAMADSIPILAITGQAPVARLHKEDFQAVDIASIAAPVTKMAMTVLEPAQVPGAFAQAFHLMRSGRPGPVLIDLPIDVQLAEIDFDPETYQSLPVHKPVASRAQAEKAIDMLLAAERPLIVAGGGIINADASDLLVQLAEILDVPVIPTLMGWGTIPDDHRLAAGMVGLQTAHRYGNATMLASDFVLGIGNRWANRHTGGLETYRKGRKFVHVDIEPTQIGRVFAPDYGIISDAKAALEQFVAVAEERRAAGTLRDLSGWVEDCATRKRTMHRRTHFDNVPIKPQRVYEEMNKVFDRDTRYISTIGLSQIAGGQFLHVYSPRNWINCGQAGPLGWTIPAALGAVAADPKANVVALSGDYDFQFMIEELAVGAQFNLPYVHVVVNNSYLGLIRQAQRAFDMDFCVQLGFDNINHQDAVDTEPGIPKGYGVDHVQVAEGLGCKALRVTEPDLIGETLVRARTLANEHKVPVVVEIILERVTNISMGTEIDNVGEFEELANTSADAPTALLLLD
- a CDS encoding 2-hydroxy-3-oxopropionate reductase, with the translated sequence MSTIAFIGLGIMGSPMSVHLAKAGHQVVGYNLTPDRTGPLVEAGGTAADSIAKAVHDADIVAIMVPDSPDVQDVLAGEGGVFDNARRDALIIDFSSIRPDVTATLAADATARGFRILDAPVSGGQAGAENATLSIMVGGSADDFATAKPILDVVGKTVVHVGPSGSGQTVKAANQLIVAGNIQVLAEAIAFLEAYGVDLAASVEVLGGGLAGSAVLNQKAQKMLDRSFEPGFRIDLHHKDLGIVTSAAREAGVVIPMGAVLAQLMASARANGDGGLDHSALYRGVARLSGKDN
- a CDS encoding hydroxypyruvate isomerase family protein — translated: MNIFADSRLRYTVNCSILFTDVPLLDRPQRAKDAGFDAVEFWWPFSNPVPSDADVDAFVSSVRDAGVQLTGLNFAAGDMPAGDRGILSDPSQAQAFRDNIDVTIGIGEQLGTRAFNALYGNRIDGVDPLDQDEVAIENLAAAGRAAAKIGGVVLVEPVSGAPAYPLKSAAGAVATIRRVAREQDVHNLRLLADLYHLAVNGDAVAAALEAHHDLIGHVQIADSPGRGEPGTGSLDLGGQLAALVERGYDGYVGLEYKPTQPDPFAWLELATTTK
- a CDS encoding gamma-glutamylcyclotransferase, whose protein sequence is MTELFCNGGAMRGGSLHHNVSSHPFVGTVRTTPNYRFFSVRDEFPALLLDHTAGAAIEGELYDIPLDDIRKSFLPDEPPELELTVVALEDGRSVLGVGLRPGVLDAQPDELTDITYAGSWRRYRGLPQPQN
- the uraD gene encoding 2-oxo-4-hydroxy-4-carboxy-5-ureidoimidazoline decarboxylase, which translates into the protein MESSFRIAESDTDEAVVELNAASDADAARTLSLCLDVPRWVEGVLSARPFTDTRALRRVIAHAAAPLTADEVHRALAVHPRIGERPEGDDASARHASTEQSGVDISDASVEQRLRAGNLAYENRFGQVFLIRAAGRDAHAVLDALQNRLGNDPETEATVVEHELREIAEIRATGSLGDV